The Gemmata palustris genome includes a region encoding these proteins:
- a CDS encoding coproporphyrinogen-III oxidase family protein, protein MTVSAAEQEKTGLGNYFIANYPQFSFWNNSYLPDAQRAINSPPRPGVPLGLYLHIPFCRKRCKFCYFRVYTDKNASDISVYLDAITKEVELLSKTACVGGRPLDYVYFGGGTPSYLSATQLDGLMTRLREIMPWDSAREITFECEPGTLQKHKLEMLRKHGITRLSLGVENFKPEILQYNGRAHLEDEIYRAFGWARELGFPQINIDLIAGMVGEDWDNWKQCIEKTIKLDPDCVTIYQMELPYNTVFSKELKVLGNDEPGLAVADWPTKRAWTRYAFDELVKAGYEVSSATTVVKSKAKTRFVYREALWRGADMFGTGVASFGHVNGVHIQNVDTWEAYVASLDAGELPLGRAFPTAERDRLIREVVLLLKTGHLDVGYFRDKYKVDVRDEFRAAFEKLERDGWLNVTGESIDCTPDGLIQIDRHLPVFFDPQYISSRYT, encoded by the coding sequence ATGACTGTCAGCGCTGCCGAACAAGAGAAGACCGGGCTGGGCAACTACTTCATCGCGAACTACCCGCAGTTCTCGTTCTGGAACAACTCGTACCTCCCGGACGCGCAGCGGGCGATCAACTCCCCGCCGCGCCCGGGCGTACCGCTCGGGTTGTACCTGCACATTCCGTTCTGCCGGAAGCGGTGCAAGTTCTGCTACTTCCGCGTCTACACCGACAAGAACGCCAGCGACATTTCGGTGTACCTCGACGCCATTACGAAAGAAGTCGAGCTGCTGAGCAAGACCGCGTGCGTCGGGGGCCGCCCGCTCGACTACGTCTACTTCGGCGGCGGAACGCCGTCGTACCTCAGCGCCACGCAACTCGACGGGTTGATGACCCGGCTCCGCGAGATCATGCCCTGGGATTCCGCACGCGAGATCACCTTCGAGTGCGAACCGGGTACGCTCCAGAAGCACAAACTGGAGATGCTCCGCAAGCACGGCATCACCCGGCTCAGCCTCGGCGTCGAGAACTTCAAGCCGGAGATCCTCCAGTACAACGGCCGCGCGCACTTGGAGGACGAGATCTACCGCGCGTTCGGTTGGGCGCGCGAACTCGGGTTCCCGCAAATCAACATCGACCTGATCGCGGGCATGGTCGGCGAGGACTGGGACAACTGGAAGCAGTGCATCGAGAAAACGATCAAGCTCGATCCCGACTGCGTGACGATCTACCAGATGGAACTGCCGTACAATACGGTGTTCTCCAAGGAACTCAAGGTACTCGGCAACGACGAACCGGGCCTCGCGGTCGCGGACTGGCCGACCAAGCGCGCCTGGACCCGGTACGCCTTCGACGAACTGGTGAAGGCCGGCTACGAGGTCTCCAGCGCCACGACGGTGGTGAAGAGCAAGGCGAAGACGCGGTTCGTGTACCGCGAGGCGCTCTGGCGCGGGGCGGACATGTTCGGGACCGGCGTCGCGTCGTTCGGGCACGTCAACGGCGTCCACATCCAGAACGTCGACACGTGGGAGGCTTACGTCGCGAGCCTCGACGCCGGCGAACTCCCACTGGGCCGCGCGTTCCCCACGGCCGAGCGCGACCGGCTCATCCGCGAAGTCGTGCTATTGCTGAAGACCGGGCACCTTGATGTCGGGTACTTCCGCGACAAGTACAAGGTGGACGTCCGCGACGAGTTCCGCGCCGCGTTCGAGAAACTGGAGCGCGACGGGTGGCTCAACGTGACCGGCGAGAGCATCGACTGCACGCCCGACGGCCTCATTCAGATCGACCGCCACCTCCCCGTGTTCTTCGACCCGCAGTACATTAGCTCGCGGTATACGTGA
- a CDS encoding HDOD domain-containing protein yields MALLKRFSDALRSMFASTAPAAPSAAERAGRLETQIRRLVDDMPPLPVTATRALALMEDPDVSLAAIADLIREDAALATGLLRVANSALFAGGAPTIRLDQAVVRLGLWTCKSMVTAIGLRGRLRGRAAAGEPQRQALWHHGFVTASICAQLNRTHRLGFHGEEYSAGLLHDLGRVLIALADPECLALADVMDFREEGDVLARERAAIGADHCALGGWFAELSNLPPELVEVIRHHHTPRAPGEGPRLVALVAAADHMANHLRCGGTAENYDPKTNPRLPGLFAGWTGARLERLVASLPELMREAVTAAERELGSR; encoded by the coding sequence GTGGCACTTCTGAAGCGATTCTCCGACGCGCTGCGCTCGATGTTCGCGTCGACCGCGCCCGCAGCGCCGTCGGCCGCGGAGCGCGCCGGGCGGCTCGAAACCCAGATCCGCCGACTCGTGGACGACATGCCGCCGCTGCCGGTCACGGCCACGCGGGCGCTCGCGCTGATGGAAGACCCCGATGTCTCGCTGGCCGCCATCGCCGACCTGATTCGGGAGGACGCGGCCCTGGCGACCGGCTTGTTGCGCGTCGCGAACAGCGCACTTTTCGCCGGCGGCGCACCGACGATCCGCCTCGATCAAGCAGTGGTCCGGCTCGGGCTGTGGACGTGCAAAAGCATGGTCACCGCGATCGGGCTGCGGGGACGGCTCCGCGGGCGGGCCGCAGCGGGCGAACCCCAGCGCCAAGCGCTGTGGCACCACGGCTTCGTCACCGCGTCCATCTGCGCGCAACTCAACCGCACGCACCGCCTCGGGTTCCACGGGGAAGAGTATTCGGCCGGGTTGCTCCACGACCTCGGGCGCGTCCTGATCGCTCTGGCCGACCCGGAGTGCCTCGCGCTCGCGGACGTCATGGACTTCCGGGAAGAGGGCGACGTGCTCGCGCGCGAGCGCGCGGCGATCGGGGCCGACCACTGCGCGCTGGGCGGGTGGTTCGCCGAACTGAGTAACTTGCCGCCGGAACTGGTCGAAGTGATCCGGCACCACCACACCCCGCGCGCACCCGGCGAGGGTCCGCGCCTCGTCGCTCTCGTGGCCGCGGCCGATCACATGGCCAACCACCTGCGCTGCGGCGGAACCGCCGAGAATTACGATCCGAAAACGAACCCGCGTCTCCCCGGCTTGTTCGCGGGGTGGACCGGGGCGCGGTTGGAGCGGCTGGTCGCGTCCCTTCCCGAACTCATGCGCGAAGCGGTCACTGCGGCCGAGCGCGAACTGGGCTCGCGCTAG
- a CDS encoding iron-containing alcohol dehydrogenase — protein MIFAPGALAQLGEAVRSVGGTRVVLVTDRGLEHVGHPQRALKVMREAGLEVFLFDGVKENPTEREVDAGVVFARAHQIDCIVAVGGGSSMDCAKGINFILTNGGRMIDYKGHGKATKPMLPSVGVPTTAGTGSEAQSYALITDERSHLKMACGDKKAAFRVSILDPELTLSQPRSVTAVTGIDAVAHAIESYVCTKRNPVSAMCARAAFQHLEPNFETALRSPQDLAARSAMQIGSHLAGMAIENAMLGVCHSCANPLTAHYGITHGVAIGVMLPHVIRFNAPAAGHLYAELVAERGLTNGQPAAEVLAARVSQLTAAAGLPQSLKECGVSDTILQLLAEEANQQWTARFNPRPVTEADILRVYQAAW, from the coding sequence GTGATCTTCGCGCCTGGCGCGCTCGCCCAGCTCGGCGAAGCGGTGCGGTCCGTCGGGGGCACGCGCGTGGTGCTCGTGACCGACCGCGGTCTCGAGCACGTCGGGCACCCGCAGCGCGCGCTAAAAGTCATGCGCGAGGCCGGGTTGGAGGTGTTTCTCTTCGACGGCGTGAAGGAGAACCCGACCGAGCGCGAGGTGGACGCGGGCGTCGTGTTCGCGCGCGCCCACCAAATCGATTGCATCGTCGCCGTCGGCGGCGGCAGTTCGATGGACTGCGCGAAGGGGATCAACTTCATCCTGACCAACGGCGGGCGGATGATCGACTACAAGGGCCACGGCAAGGCGACCAAGCCGATGCTGCCCTCGGTCGGCGTCCCCACCACCGCCGGAACGGGCAGCGAAGCGCAGAGCTACGCGCTCATCACCGACGAACGCAGTCACCTCAAGATGGCGTGCGGCGACAAAAAGGCCGCGTTCCGGGTCTCGATCCTCGATCCCGAACTGACGCTCTCCCAGCCGCGCTCCGTCACCGCGGTGACGGGCATTGATGCGGTCGCCCACGCGATCGAGTCTTACGTCTGCACCAAGCGGAACCCCGTCTCGGCAATGTGCGCGCGGGCCGCGTTCCAGCACCTCGAACCGAACTTCGAGACGGCCCTGCGATCCCCGCAAGACCTCGCCGCGCGGTCCGCAATGCAGATCGGATCGCACCTCGCGGGGATGGCGATCGAGAACGCGATGCTCGGTGTGTGCCACAGTTGCGCGAACCCGCTGACCGCGCACTACGGCATCACCCACGGTGTTGCGATCGGCGTCATGCTCCCGCACGTCATCCGCTTCAACGCCCCCGCCGCCGGGCACCTGTACGCAGAACTAGTCGCAGAGCGTGGCCTCACCAACGGTCAACCGGCCGCCGAAGTGCTGGCCGCCCGTGTATCGCAACTGACGGCCGCGGCCGGGTTGCCGCAATCACTGAAAGAGTGCGGGGTCAGCGACACTATCCTTCAATTGCTCGCCGAAGAAGCGAATCAGCAGTGGACGGCACGATTTAACCCCCGCCCGGTGACGGAAGCCGATATTCTCAGGGTGTATCAGGCCGCGTGGTAA
- a CDS encoding NYN domain-containing protein, with amino-acid sequence MKPSAVLLIDLENFYLSRIDYFNNRGIRVEERPSFAEDLKNLVRHAHRMAGLPFAVRRAYADFESLRVEPQDLMRQGVEPVQVFRLSGKSANKNAADMKLAMDAVALLGAGAPVEHFVLVSGDADFIPVILELKRRGHTVSVIAVTGATNDLIQRFADKFELFESLGRGADQVTKVNGTNGFKSSSRSASGTRAVPVERLALPQTPEPHTAGHYKHLLASGRADANEARVLTVPWESLVWVCDAVVPALAPPTGSPATSMDLMSRLQTAARATDVPDLASHVALVHSAVRCSLPVPSVPGGVYVLSPETTGEQIRRKLLRYVVYVLNCRLSENGVKGPIRAEAVAAMFDPGPAAEQVTAEVTQALAEPELAPPTTSLGASPKPPARADDVHTPDGYRKLLQKGGTKGTDTEHMRVHHTPWPSVERVCADTFTALFPGTGGAGALQRGQFLERLYAAEEEMCLDNYRSHVRRAFAVLGLSHAILEDGERVTLHPDVTEPGHIRWAVLGIMLKLLAIRLEEKGLAEPVRPDTFVAAIEAGPFTNELLPEIANTILSMYQAPDDDELVLIPEPAASAEETVELGTVEPANETEQQDAELAPGADPFAFDGAILEHAPTTTDSEAVLELAPGVSEAPTSEVVDVSAITSEAVAAVVEPAVRVFPAAEPPAPAPSVLLPVPSEPELVVFAPLIEGGGAPEVPEIVPVADWVPDDVLFPDLEFGAERVTERLTGGSSPPHPSTEMLAPADKITPPPQPPSALLPLPPLPPESA; translated from the coding sequence ATGAAGCCATCAGCCGTACTATTGATAGATCTTGAAAACTTCTACCTGAGCCGGATCGACTACTTCAACAACAGGGGCATCCGGGTCGAGGAGCGCCCGTCGTTCGCCGAGGACCTGAAAAACCTGGTGCGGCACGCGCACCGCATGGCCGGGCTCCCGTTCGCGGTCCGGCGCGCCTACGCGGACTTTGAATCGCTCCGCGTGGAGCCGCAGGATTTGATGCGCCAGGGCGTCGAGCCGGTCCAGGTGTTCCGCCTGTCCGGGAAGTCCGCGAATAAGAACGCCGCCGACATGAAGCTCGCGATGGACGCGGTCGCACTGCTCGGGGCCGGCGCCCCGGTCGAACACTTCGTCCTCGTTTCCGGCGACGCGGACTTCATCCCGGTGATTCTGGAACTGAAGCGCCGCGGGCACACGGTCTCGGTGATCGCGGTTACCGGGGCGACCAACGATTTGATTCAACGGTTCGCGGACAAGTTCGAGCTGTTCGAGAGCCTCGGGCGCGGGGCCGATCAGGTAACCAAAGTCAACGGTACCAACGGGTTCAAAAGCTCCTCGCGGTCCGCATCGGGTACGCGAGCAGTGCCGGTCGAGCGACTGGCGCTGCCCCAAACGCCGGAACCGCACACGGCTGGGCACTACAAGCACCTGCTCGCGAGCGGGCGCGCGGACGCGAACGAGGCCCGCGTACTGACCGTCCCGTGGGAGTCCCTCGTCTGGGTGTGCGACGCGGTCGTTCCCGCGCTCGCGCCCCCGACCGGCAGTCCCGCGACCTCAATGGACCTCATGTCCCGGCTCCAGACCGCCGCCCGCGCAACGGACGTTCCCGATCTCGCGTCCCATGTCGCGCTGGTCCACTCCGCCGTCCGCTGTTCGCTCCCGGTGCCATCGGTCCCGGGCGGTGTCTACGTGCTGTCGCCGGAAACGACCGGCGAACAGATCCGGCGGAAACTGCTCCGGTACGTCGTGTACGTGTTGAATTGTCGGCTCTCCGAGAACGGGGTGAAGGGGCCGATCCGCGCCGAGGCGGTCGCGGCGATGTTCGACCCCGGCCCCGCAGCCGAGCAGGTGACAGCCGAGGTCACTCAGGCGCTCGCGGAGCCGGAACTCGCTCCCCCCACCACAAGTTTGGGCGCATCACCCAAACCACCCGCGCGCGCGGACGACGTTCACACACCGGACGGGTACCGGAAGTTGCTCCAGAAGGGCGGAACGAAGGGTACCGACACGGAGCACATGCGCGTTCATCACACGCCCTGGCCGTCGGTCGAGCGCGTGTGCGCGGACACGTTCACCGCACTCTTCCCCGGAACGGGCGGCGCCGGAGCACTCCAGCGCGGGCAGTTCCTCGAACGCCTCTACGCGGCCGAAGAGGAAATGTGCCTCGACAACTATCGGTCGCACGTGCGCCGCGCGTTCGCCGTACTCGGGCTCTCGCACGCGATTCTAGAAGATGGCGAGCGCGTCACGCTCCACCCCGACGTCACGGAACCGGGCCACATCCGCTGGGCCGTACTGGGGATCATGCTCAAACTGCTCGCGATCCGGTTGGAAGAAAAGGGGCTCGCCGAACCGGTGCGGCCGGACACGTTCGTCGCGGCGATCGAAGCGGGGCCGTTCACCAATGAACTGCTTCCCGAGATCGCCAACACGATCTTGAGCATGTACCAGGCGCCCGACGATGACGAGTTGGTGCTGATTCCGGAGCCCGCTGCGAGCGCGGAGGAAACTGTCGAACTCGGTACCGTCGAACCCGCCAACGAAACCGAGCAACAAGACGCAGAACTGGCACCCGGCGCCGATCCGTTCGCCTTCGACGGCGCAATACTCGAACACGCGCCGACCACAACTGACTCCGAGGCCGTGTTGGAACTGGCCCCGGGAGTTTCTGAAGCCCCGACGTCCGAGGTCGTTGACGTATCGGCGATCACCAGTGAGGCGGTCGCAGCGGTCGTCGAGCCGGCCGTGCGTGTGTTCCCCGCCGCCGAACCGCCCGCGCCCGCCCCCTCCGTTCTGCTGCCCGTGCCGTCGGAGCCGGAACTGGTCGTGTTCGCTCCTTTGATCGAGGGCGGAGGCGCGCCCGAGGTGCCGGAAATCGTCCCGGTCGCGGACTGGGTGCCCGACGACGTGCTCTTCCCGGACCTGGAGTTCGGGGCCGAGCGCGTGACCGAGCGCCTCACCGGGGGATCATCGCCGCCGCACCCGTCCACTGAAATGCTCGCGCCGGCCGATAAGATAACACCTCCCCCCCAACCACCGTCCGCTCTATTACCGCTGCCGCCATTGCCACCGGAGTCCGCATGA
- a CDS encoding ATP-binding protein, whose amino-acid sequence MSRSRVTVVLSQAPGKHPAKRALEESVVAALLLEPDLEVSVVPNLYDLGPDHSGRLFLGGVKGDMVVLSWLYPRAAFWLLDRDGIKGHFGETQLKPPADEDDDEAETDTPVEKPEAIGPSGEIPDRHIYTLDLRDSNKHEAFVAEIKRVTAECRDRRETKARAKAVSSPAILQLGLSLSKPEPELPPAQRAFTPEAMLAPAGRRWYPVIDYSRCTNCLECLDFCLFGVYGVDSIERILVENQDQCKKGCPACSRVCPQQAIIFPEYKSPAIAGAETGAAVGGLKIDLSRLFGGDMGDALSAAVQERDRELVNDGRDAVGASVGMPKRQADKPAGPKDDLDRLVDDLDNLGL is encoded by the coding sequence ATGAGTCGTTCGCGCGTTACCGTCGTTCTCTCGCAAGCGCCGGGGAAGCACCCGGCGAAGCGGGCGCTCGAGGAGAGCGTTGTCGCAGCGCTCCTACTCGAACCGGATTTGGAAGTCTCGGTCGTTCCCAACCTGTATGACCTCGGTCCCGACCACAGCGGGCGCCTCTTCCTCGGGGGCGTCAAAGGCGACATGGTCGTGCTGTCGTGGTTGTACCCCCGCGCCGCGTTCTGGCTGCTCGACCGCGACGGCATCAAGGGGCACTTCGGCGAAACGCAACTGAAACCGCCGGCCGACGAGGACGACGACGAGGCGGAAACCGACACACCGGTCGAGAAGCCCGAAGCGATCGGCCCGAGCGGGGAGATCCCCGACCGGCACATTTATACGCTCGATTTGCGGGACTCGAACAAGCACGAGGCGTTCGTCGCGGAGATCAAGCGCGTCACCGCGGAGTGCCGCGATCGGCGCGAGACCAAAGCGCGAGCGAAGGCCGTAAGCAGCCCCGCGATCCTGCAACTCGGGCTCTCGCTCTCGAAGCCCGAACCGGAACTGCCGCCCGCCCAGCGCGCGTTCACGCCCGAGGCGATGCTCGCGCCCGCGGGGCGCCGGTGGTACCCGGTCATCGACTACAGCCGGTGTACGAACTGCCTGGAGTGCCTCGACTTCTGTCTGTTCGGGGTTTATGGGGTCGATTCCATCGAGCGCATCCTGGTGGAGAACCAGGACCAGTGCAAGAAGGGCTGCCCCGCGTGCAGCCGCGTGTGCCCGCAACAGGCGATCATCTTCCCCGAGTACAAGTCGCCCGCGATCGCCGGCGCGGAAACGGGCGCCGCGGTCGGCGGGTTGAAGATCGACCTGAGCCGGCTGTTCGGCGGCGACATGGGCGACGCCCTGAGTGCGGCCGTTCAGGAGCGCGACCGGGAACTGGTGAACGACGGACGCGACGCGGTCGGCGCGAGTGTGGGCATGCCGAAGCGCCAAGCGGACAAGCCCGCGGGACCGAAGGACGACCTGGACCGACTCGTGGACGACCTGGACAACCTGGGGCTGTGA
- a CDS encoding glycine cleavage system protein H, which produces MSEPLTFMMGKHPAPVPGDLRYCKNHMWCRPGGDGVHAFGFTAYAVRLMQDVYFLEWRIEPGLVTAKQEIGFIETQKATSGLYAPVAGRIVRFNAALLEDPGTINLDNYGRGWLFELVGDPADTLDAGAYFAHLEAGWETTQRVLKGQINASAD; this is translated from the coding sequence ATGTCCGAACCGCTCACGTTCATGATGGGCAAGCACCCGGCCCCGGTGCCGGGCGACCTGCGCTACTGCAAGAACCACATGTGGTGCCGGCCCGGTGGGGACGGGGTCCACGCCTTCGGGTTCACCGCCTACGCGGTGCGGCTCATGCAGGACGTGTACTTCCTCGAATGGCGAATCGAACCGGGGCTCGTGACCGCGAAGCAGGAGATCGGGTTCATCGAGACGCAGAAGGCCACCTCCGGGCTGTACGCACCGGTCGCGGGCCGGATCGTGAGGTTCAATGCCGCGCTCTTGGAAGATCCCGGGACGATCAACCTCGACAATTACGGGCGCGGGTGGCTCTTTGAACTCGTCGGCGACCCGGCCGACACGCTCGACGCGGGCGCCTATTTCGCCCACCTGGAAGCGGGCTGGGAAACGACCCAGAGGGTACTCAAGGGGCAGATCAACGCGAGCGCCGACTGA
- a CDS encoding prenyltransferase/squalene oxidase repeat-containing protein, whose product MIPPDRLRAAYVTARDALLAERVPEGHWVGELSTSALSTATAVMALHLVNPFEHRARIDAGLKWLADHQNADGGWGDTVKSFSNISTTMLCRAAFKLAGEKEQGETIRRVEEFLTLRAGALPARRAAAIRHRYGKDHTFSVPILMTCALAKLVSWDKVPRLPFEAAYLPQSWYRFAKMPVVSYALPALIAIGQCIHHHRRSRNPIRNAVRRFVRNRTLNVLRRIQPTTGGYLEATPLTSFVVMALASMRRKRTDSEKQVIDEGVRFIVNSVRPDGSWPIDTNLATWVTTLSVNALVAVGDAASIPAPPKWEGGSLWDWLMGQQYRVRHPYTGADPGGWAWTDLPGGVPDCDDTPGAILALYHLGYSHYPTESVGWVIRLQNSDGGWPTFCRGWGTLPFDRSGADLTAHALRALAVWSKRFKDDPRGWIGKPESKYQFLIAHLGLTWKQYHATVSRGLAYLTKQQRPDGSWLPLWFGNQHAPDDTNPVYGTARVLAAYRDLELKDSPECRRGVEFLLSVQNADGGWGGAKDCPSSAEETALAVEVLLALAPGDAVQRGVAWLVDAVESGRFRDASPIGFYFAKLWYFEKLYPLIFTVAALGVACRVGQGEAPRAEGPPQPA is encoded by the coding sequence ATGATTCCCCCGGACCGCCTCCGCGCCGCATACGTCACCGCACGCGACGCGCTCCTCGCGGAGCGCGTGCCGGAAGGTCACTGGGTCGGCGAACTTTCGACGTCCGCGCTCTCGACCGCGACCGCGGTGATGGCGCTGCACCTCGTGAACCCGTTCGAGCACCGCGCGCGCATTGATGCCGGCCTGAAGTGGCTCGCGGACCACCAGAACGCGGACGGCGGGTGGGGCGACACGGTTAAGAGTTTCTCGAACATCTCGACGACGATGTTGTGCCGGGCCGCGTTCAAGTTGGCCGGGGAAAAGGAACAGGGCGAGACGATCCGGCGCGTGGAAGAGTTTCTCACGCTGAGGGCCGGTGCCCTTCCCGCGCGCCGGGCCGCCGCGATCCGCCACCGTTACGGCAAAGATCACACGTTCTCGGTGCCGATCCTGATGACATGCGCACTGGCGAAGTTGGTTTCCTGGGACAAAGTGCCCCGGCTGCCGTTTGAAGCGGCATATTTACCGCAGAGCTGGTACCGGTTCGCGAAGATGCCGGTGGTGAGCTACGCCCTTCCCGCTCTCATCGCGATCGGTCAGTGTATCCACCACCACCGGCGCTCGCGCAACCCGATCCGCAACGCCGTGCGCCGGTTCGTCCGAAATCGCACCCTGAACGTACTGCGTCGCATTCAGCCGACGACCGGTGGGTATTTGGAAGCCACACCGCTGACGAGCTTCGTCGTGATGGCACTCGCCTCTATGCGCCGCAAGCGCACCGATTCCGAAAAGCAAGTGATCGATGAGGGCGTGCGGTTCATCGTGAACTCGGTGCGCCCCGACGGAAGCTGGCCGATTGATACGAACCTCGCGACGTGGGTCACGACGCTCTCTGTAAACGCGCTCGTTGCGGTTGGCGATGCAGCGTCGATACCGGCTCCTCCAAAGTGGGAAGGCGGCTCACTCTGGGACTGGCTAATGGGCCAACAGTACCGAGTGAGGCACCCGTACACTGGGGCCGACCCCGGAGGTTGGGCGTGGACCGATCTCCCCGGCGGAGTTCCTGACTGCGACGATACGCCCGGAGCAATTCTGGCGCTCTACCACCTCGGTTACAGTCACTATCCCACGGAGAGCGTCGGCTGGGTCATTCGATTACAAAACTCCGACGGCGGGTGGCCGACGTTTTGTCGGGGGTGGGGCACGCTCCCGTTCGATCGCAGCGGCGCGGATTTAACAGCACATGCCCTTCGTGCGCTCGCAGTTTGGTCCAAGCGTTTTAAAGATGACCCTCGCGGCTGGATCGGCAAACCAGAGAGCAAGTATCAATTTCTCATTGCTCACTTAGGTTTGACCTGGAAACAGTACCACGCGACGGTCTCTCGCGGCCTTGCCTACCTCACCAAGCAACAGCGCCCCGACGGATCATGGTTGCCGCTGTGGTTCGGCAACCAGCACGCTCCCGACGACACCAACCCCGTGTACGGCACCGCGCGCGTACTCGCTGCGTACCGCGATTTGGAACTAAAAGATTCGCCGGAGTGCCGGCGCGGGGTCGAGTTCCTGCTGTCCGTGCAGAACGCGGACGGCGGGTGGGGCGGGGCAAAGGATTGCCCGTCGAGCGCGGAGGAAACGGCGCTCGCAGTGGAAGTGTTGCTCGCCCTGGCGCCCGGTGACGCCGTTCAGCGCGGGGTCGCGTGGCTCGTGGACGCGGTCGAATCGGGCCGGTTCCGCGACGCCAGCCCGATCGGGTTCTACTTCGCGAAGCTGTGGTACTTCGAGAAACTGTACCCGCTCATCTTCACCGTCGCGGCGCTCGGTGTTGCTTGTAGGGTGGGTCAAGGCGAGGCTCCGCGAGCCGAAGGCCCACCACAGCCAGCATAG
- a CDS encoding outer membrane protein assembly factor BamB family protein, protein MSRALSLAALAAVVLSPAFVSGDWPVFRGDALMTGAGTSKLPDQLEERWTFNTGDAKSAGGIEGAPAIAGGSVFVASLDKHLYALDLATGKQKWKVKLGAMKASPSVKGDRVYVGNLDGKFFCLKASDGSKVWEFETNGEIMAGCNFHGTNVLIGSHDSTLYCVDENGKKVWEVKTDGPVNGAPAVIGDVTFVAGCDSILHMLDAKTGKELGTVDLGGQAAATAAILNDVAYVGTMANTVVAVDLKKKEKLWSFEAATRQQPFYASAAAGEVVVAGSRDKKVYGLNPKTGKQAWSFTTEGQVDASPVIVGGKVFVGCLSDEGHFYVLDLKTGKKLQELTLDSAVSGSVAVGPDCLVVGTDKGVVYCLGKK, encoded by the coding sequence ATGTCTCGCGCTCTGTCCCTCGCCGCGCTCGCCGCGGTGGTACTCTCCCCCGCGTTCGTATCGGGCGACTGGCCCGTGTTTCGCGGCGACGCGCTCATGACCGGAGCGGGCACGTCAAAGCTCCCAGACCAACTCGAAGAGCGCTGGACGTTCAACACCGGCGACGCCAAGTCCGCCGGGGGCATTGAGGGCGCCCCGGCCATCGCCGGAGGATCGGTCTTCGTCGCGTCACTGGACAAGCACCTGTACGCCCTGGACCTCGCGACCGGCAAACAGAAGTGGAAGGTCAAACTCGGCGCGATGAAGGCGTCGCCGAGCGTTAAGGGCGACCGCGTGTACGTGGGCAACCTGGACGGCAAGTTCTTCTGCCTGAAGGCAAGCGACGGCTCGAAAGTGTGGGAGTTCGAGACGAACGGCGAGATCATGGCCGGGTGCAACTTCCACGGCACGAACGTTCTCATCGGCTCACACGACTCTACCCTCTACTGCGTCGATGAGAACGGCAAGAAGGTGTGGGAGGTGAAGACGGACGGCCCGGTGAACGGAGCCCCGGCAGTAATCGGCGACGTGACCTTCGTCGCGGGCTGCGACAGCATCCTTCACATGCTCGACGCGAAAACCGGCAAGGAACTCGGTACGGTCGATCTCGGCGGACAAGCGGCCGCGACCGCGGCTATCCTGAACGACGTCGCTTACGTGGGAACAATGGCGAACACGGTTGTCGCGGTCGATCTGAAGAAGAAGGAAAAGCTGTGGTCTTTCGAGGCGGCCACGCGGCAGCAGCCGTTTTATGCGTCCGCGGCGGCCGGAGAGGTCGTTGTTGCGGGGAGCCGCGACAAGAAGGTGTACGGCCTCAACCCGAAGACCGGTAAACAGGCATGGAGCTTCACCACCGAGGGCCAAGTAGACGCTTCACCGGTGATTGTGGGCGGGAAGGTGTTCGTCGGGTGCCTGAGTGACGAGGGGCACTTCTACGTTCTCGATCTGAAGACCGGCAAGAAGCTCCAGGAACTGACGCTGGATTCGGCCGTCTCCGGTTCCGTGGCCGTCGGACCGGATTGTCTCGTCGTGGGCACCGATAAGGGTGTCGTGTACTGCCTGGGGAAGAAGTAA